In the genome of uncultured Celeribacter sp., the window CATGGGCGATCGGCTCTGGCATCTGGCCCGTGGCGAGGACAAACGCCGCATTTCGGCCCATCGCCCGGTCAAATCCATCTCGAATGAGACCACCTTTTCCGAGGACATCGCCACGCTCGATCTGCTCGACGGCCACCTTTGGCGGCTGGCGCAAAAGGTCTCCGACCGCAGCAAGGCCAAGGAGATCGCAGGCCGGGTCGTGACGCTGAAACTCAAACGCGCCAATCACGCCAGCCTGACGCGGCGTGTGACGCTGCATGAACCGACGAATATCGCGGACAGGATGTTCCGTACAGCACGCGATCTGCTGGTCCCGGCTTTGGATCAGGGTCCGTTTCGTTTGATCGGCATCGGCATTTCCGATCTCGTGCCCGCCTCTCAGGCCGATCTCTCCCCCGATCTTCTCGACCCGGACGCCATCAAACGCGCCAAAGCCGAACGGGCCAGCGACGAGATTAGAAAACGGTTTGGCACAGATGCGATTGTGAAAGGCCGCGCGCTGCGTTGAGCGAGATTATTCAGCCGCCAGCGGCAGGCGTTCCGCCCCGATCTCCGCGATGATCCGAACCGCCGCCGTGATCCGCTCGCGAAACGCCGGAAAATCGCGGCGCGGCTCAAGCGTCGCCTCATTCATATAGAGCGAGCGATCAATCTCGACCTGAATGGCGTGAAACTGGCGCGAGGGACGCCCGTAATGCTGCGTCACATAGGCGCCTGCGAAGGGCACATTGCGCGAAACGATAAAGCCCTGCGCCCGAAATGCAGCTTCGACCGCTTTCACGATCTCAAGGTTCGCGGACGCTCCATAGCGATCACCGATGATGATCTCCGGGCGTTTCTTTTGCCCGGTCCGCACCGTCGACAAGGCCTCTCGCGGCATCGAATGGCAATCGATCAGAATCGCCTGACCGAACAGCGCATGCGATTCTTCGAGCACGGATTGCAAAAGCCGATGATAGGGTGTCCAGACCTGATCCAACCGATCCTGCGCGGCGGCGCGGCTCATTTTCCCACGATAAATCGCCCGTCCACCCGACACCACACGCGGAATCACCCCAAGCCCCGAGGCGATCCGGGGGTTCATCCCGACACGCGGCACGCCTTCGATCAATGCGGGGTCCAATTCGTCGGAGCGGCGGTTGAGATCGACCCAAGCCCGTGGATAGGTCGCGGACAACAGCACCGCGCCGAACTCCGGCACCCGCGAAAAGATCCGATCCACATGAGCGTCCTCGGATGAGCGCAGCTGCAAAGCATCCAACAGCCCATGCGCCAACATCTCTTTCGGATAGGCCCGCCCGCTGTGCGGCGACGCAAAAACCACAGAGGAGGTTCTCTGCTCTGGGCGCTGCAAAAGATAGGGGGCTGGGATCATCTAAAGTCCTTTCACAAAACAACTATAGTGCGTTTTCTCAAAATCCGAAGACCTTCATTTCACGAAAACCCTATGCTCATTCGCCCTCATCGTCGCCCTTTTCTCTTGCAAAAACGCTAAGCCCGCCTGAGAAACACGCGGGCGGATCGAAAATCTCTGTCAAAAGCTCTTGAACAATCATCCGACTCCTTTTATACGCCCACGGACTGACGCGGGAAATGCCCGCGTCTTGTTCGTTACGCCGCTCGCCTAACAGCTTGCAAAACATCGAATAAGACGCAGTTTCCCACGGACGGACGGGCGTATAGCTCAGTGGTAGAGCACTTCGTTGACATCGAAGGGGTCACAAGTTCGAACCTTGTTACGCCCACCATCCGACCGGTCAGATTGGTTTTAACTGGCGCACGCAGGCGCCGCGACAAGGAGACTGGACATGAAAGTTCGTAACTCGCTTCGTTCGCTGAAGAACCGGCACCGCGACTGCCGCGTCGTGCGCCGTAAAGGCCGCGTGTACGTGATCAACAAGACGCAGCGCCGTTTCAAAGCCCGTCAGGGCTAAGATCAGCAGCGATCATCTAAAAAAAGCCGCTCGATTTTCGGGCGGTTTTTTTGTGTCTGAACCTTCGCCATTCAGAGTCTCCCTCTGAGCCGCGCCAGCCAAAGATGCACGAGCGCGCCGAAACAAAAGACGACACAAGCAAAGCCGACCAGACCCGACAAACCAAACCGCTCCACCAACCACAGCAACAGAGGCGTGCCAATCAGGTTGCCGAAATTTCCGGTCTGGGCCAAGGCGCCATTGGCCAGCGACTGATCCTCATGCGTGGCGTTCAGAACCGGGATCGACGCAAAACTCCCCGCCTGGACAAACCCCAGAGAGGCGATCATCGCCACGGCAATCCACGCCTGCCCGCCACCAAGGCCCAGGCAGAGCGCCAAGATCGCCGCGATGGAAAAACCGCTCACCAGCACCGCAATCGGAGAAACAAAACGCAGCAAGGTGATGCCCAGCGTCATCGACACGCTCAAAGCGGCCAGAGGCATCACGCCGGAAATCACCCCGCGCTGGTCCATAGAGACGAAGTCCGGGAACACCGTCACGAGAGCCACGAAGGCCATGGCATAGAACAGCCACCCCGCCGCAGGGGCGGCAATCGCGGGCGAGGAATAGGCCGTGACATGTTTGGCCATGATCTCGCGCAGACGCAATGCGGCCACAGGTTCTCGTCGCACCACAGGCGGCAAACGCCGCGACAGAATCAGAGCCATGGTCCAAAGCAGCCCCCCATGCACAATCAACAGAACCGGCAGGCCAAAACGCTCCGCCAGAGGCAGCCCGAGCCATGAGAACACCGCGAAAGCCACGGCAAACACCGTGCTCCAAAGCGCCATGGCAGTGTTGCGAAATGCGGGCGGCGCGATCTGCCCGATCAGGGTCGGCGCGGCGACGACGATCATGAGATGCGATGCGCCCTCAAGCACACGACTGGCCAGCATCAGACCGAAAGCGGGCTGGCTGGCCTGAAACAGCGACAAGGCCCCGCCAAGCCCCAGCGCCAGCATCAGCAATTTGCGAAACCCGTAGCGCGACAGAATCATCCCTGCGAACAACCCGAACACGAGGCCCATCACACTCAGCGCCGAAATCAGAAACCCGAGTTTGGGACCCAGCCCCGGATAGAGCGCCCGAAACAGCGGGAAGACAACCGCGACCTTGGCAAATTGCCCGGCGGCGAAAATCCCGGTGATCCAGAGGAAAAAGATGGTCAGGCGTGCGCGCCCGTCGGTTTGCGTCATGCGAAAGCCATGACTGATTTCAAACCATCCTCTCAAGCGCCATTTCCGCACAGGCGGGCGGAGGAGAGGGTCGCATAAAAATGGCGCGCCCGATATCGGACGCGCCACCAGTAATTTCACGATGGCTTACTTCGTCACGTCGATCAGGATTTTGACGTGCTCACCGGAGGCATCGAGCAGCGCGTCGAAACCTTCGGTCACAGCCTCGTCCAGCACGATTTTCTTGGTCACGACTTTCTCCGCCGGGATCGCGCCCGACGCGATCAGATCGACCACTTTCGGCCAGTAATGCGTCGGATAGGCCCAGGCACCGCGCACGTCGACGTCTTTGAAGGTCACGTCATGCCAATGCAGCTTGCTGTCCTTGGTGTGCAGACCGACCTGAACAATCGTGCCCTGTTTGCGCACAGCCTGAAGCCCGGTGTTGAGCGCGGCTTCATTACCGGAGGCCTCGATCACCTTGTCACAGCCCACGCCACCCTCGGTCTGGGCGCGGATCTCGGCCACCACATCGTCCTTCGTCGGGTTGAAAGTGATGACTTCCGGCAGAATCTCTTTCGCCAGTTTCAGACGGGTTTCATTCACATCCGAGAGGAAGATTTTCGTCGCACCAAAGGCTTTGGCGGACAGCATCGCCAGCATGCCAATCGGGCCAGCGCCGGTCACGAGGACACTATCGCCCGCCGTCACTTCACCGCGCTCACAGGCATAGACGGCTACAGCGGTCGGTTCGACCAGCGCGCCCTCTTCCCAGCTCATGGTATCCGGGATTTTCACCGCGTTGTAATCGTTGACGATGGCCGCCTCGGCCATGCCGCCGGACATCCAGCTCAGGCCGACAAGTGCCAGATCCTCGCTCAGATGAAACAGACCACGATCAGCGAAATAATCGCCCGAGCGCGGCATCACCAGCGGCTGCACCGACACGCGGTCACCCGGTTTCACATGGGTCACACCTTCGCCCACGGCGGTCACTTCGCCGCTGAACTCATGGCCCAGAACCTGCGGGGCCTGCGCTTTGGTGAACGGGTGCGGCTCGACCGGCACGAAAATCGGCCCGGCGACATATTCATGCAAATCCGTGCCGCAAATGCCGACATATTTGTTCTTGATGGCCACCTGCCCGGGCCCCGGTTGGGGAATATCGTCAATCTCTTCGATGCGAAGGTCTTTCGCGGCGTAGAACCTAAGAGCTTTCATGGGGAGGTCTCCTTATTAAATCACAGTTTGCCCCAAAGGGCATGGGCCATGGCATCTGTCGCGCCGGCCTCACCCCACACTTAAGCTCTTTTATTCAAAAGGAAATGTGTACTGTTGCACACAATTCTGTGTAATCCGGCCCCCTGCCCCATCCGACACAAAAAGGCGCCGCACAATCGTGCGACGCCTTCTTTATCTCTCTCGCGAGATCATCACACCTTGCGGTAAATTTCGTCTTCGATCTCGGAGGTGTCCACACCGAGGCTTTCCAGACCGTCCTCGAGGTAATCCGACAAAAGCGGAATGCCCAAGAGGTATTTGTCGGTCGGCCCGATGGCCTCTTGCTTTGCGGTCTCGAACGCTTCGGCGTAGTCGTCGAAGGTTTCGCGGCCGATCCACATGATCGCCACAAGCGCGGCTTTCTCATCCTCGTTCAAACCGCGGATGAAGCTTTGCAGCTCGCGCCCGGTCCCATCCGAGGGGCGGGATTCCAAGATCGTATCCCCATCGGCGTCATCCGATGGCGTATCCCAACGACCGACTTTTGCCCCAAGCTCGCGCGCGCGCACGATGACAAAAGCAACTTTGTGCGGGCTGATATCCATAACAGGGGTCCTCCATTCGTCTGACTGAGTGTGCATCTTACATCTGTTTCGGCACATGACCTAAGTCAAAGGGTCCGCTTTGAGAAGAGCGCTTTACGATTTTTGCACAAGCGTCGCAGGGGGAACCGGCGCCGCATCGCTTGCCAGTTCCTCGAAATCGAAATTGTCAAGCCGATGGGCACGTTTACCAGCTTTCTCGGCGGAGATTTTGATGTCTTCGAGATCTTTCGCCGCCTGTCCGAAATGCCGGTCGAGATTGCCAACACGGGTGCCGAGACGTTCGACATCGGCGTGCAAAAGCGACAATTCCTTGCGAATGGCCCCCGCCTGTTCCCGCATCCGCGCATCTTTCAGAATCGCGCGCATCGTGTTGAGCGTCGCCATGCAAGTCGTCGGCGACACGATCCAGACACGTTTGTCGAATCCCTCACGCACCAGTTCCGGGAAATTGGCGTGAAGCTCTGCGTAAACCGCCTCGGAGGGCAGGAACATCAAGGCCCCGTCCGCCGTTTCACCCTCAAGGATGTATTTCTCGGAAATATCGGCGATGTGTTTTTTCACCGCCTGCCGCATCAGTTTCGCGGCCTCGTTCAACTCCCATTGCGTCTCCGCACGTCTGAGCGCCTCATAGGCTTCCAAGGGGAATTTACTGTCGATGGCAATCGGTCCCGGCGGGTTCGGCAGGTGGATCAAACAGTCCGCCCGCCGCCCGTTCGAGAGCGTCGCCTGAAGCGTATAGCTGTCACGCGGCAGGGCCTTGCCCACGATGTCGTTCAGTTGAATTTCCCCAAACGCCCCGCGCGTTTGCTTGTTCGACAGGATGTCTTGTAGCGACAACACATTGCCCGAAAGTTTTTCGATATTGGCCTGCGCCTTGTCGATGGTCTCCAGCCGCTCCTGCAACGCGCCCAAGGATTTCGCCGTCCGCTGTGCCGAGCCTTGCAGGTTCACGTTCATCGTTTCGGTCACGAGGGACAGCCGCTTTTCCATAAGCTCCAGCATCTTCGACTGCGACGCCACCTGCGCCTCTGACACATGTGTCAGACCACCGGCGAGCTGTTGCTGCCCGTCCGAGAGCATTTGCACCCGCTGGCCCAGCTGGTTCATCTGTTGCGCAATCGGCAATGCCATCTTCGCCGCTTCACCGGAGCGTTTCAGCACCACGATCAGAAGGATGAAAAAGACTAGAAACACCGCCACGCCAATCACGGCGGCCAGTGTCAGGGGATCGGAAAAATCGAGTGTCATGTGCGCCCAAAGAGCCGTTCGATGTCGGAAAGTTTCAGCTCCACATAGGTGGGCCGACCGTGGTTGCATTGCCCGGAGTGCGGTGTGGCCTCCATCTCGCGCAGAAGCGCATTCATCTCTTCGGCGTGCATCCGGCGGCCAGAGCGGATCGAGCCATGACAGGCCACCCGCGACAGAACAGCCTCGATTTTGGCCTGCACCGTGAAACTGTCGCCCAGATCGGAGAGCTCATCGAGAATGTCCTCGATCATCGCCTTCGCGTCGACGCGGCCCAAAATCGCGGGCGTTTCGCGCACGGCAATCGCACCGCCGCCAAAGGGTTCGATGCCAAGACCCAGCTTCGCGAGATCGTCGGCCAGATCCAAAAGCATCTGCGCATCGTTGGCAGAGAGTTCGACAATCTCCGGGATCAAAAGCGCCTGCGCCTTGACCCCATGTTCGGCCATCTGATGTTTGAGCTTTTCATAGACCAACCGCTCATGTGCGGCATGTTGATCGACGATGACAATGCCGCGTTCGGTCTGGGCGATGATGTAATTTTCATGCACCTGTGCGCGGGCGGCCCCCAAGGGCAAAGCCTCTGTCACAGGCGCCGCCTCGACCTCTTCCATGCGTGCCGAGGGCACAGACATTTCGGCAAATCCGGGGGTGATCATCGGCTCGGGACGTTCCGCCGCTTGCCAAGTGTAACTTTGCTCAATCCCCTCGGAGGAGGGACGATAGGGCGCGGAATAATTCTGCGACGGGCGGTCCATTTGATAGACACGCGGCTCGGTCACTTCTGGCCGCATCGCGCCAAGCGTCGCATTGGCCACCGTGGTCGAGGCACGGTGGCCGGCTTCGGCCAAAGCATGGCGCAAGGCCGAAACAATCAGCCCGCGCGCAAGGCCCGGTTCCCGAAACCGCACTTCGGATTTTGCCGGGTGCACGTTGACGTCCACCAGATGCGGATCGCAGTCGATGAACAGGCACGCCGCAGGGTGACGGTCGCGGGAGAGGAAATCGAAATAGGCGCCGCGCAACGCGCCAACGAGCAATTTGTCCCGCACAGGTCGCCCGTTGACGAACAGATACTGCGCCACCGCAGAGCCCCGCGAATAGGTCGGCAGCGCCGCGTAGCCGGTGAGCGTCAGCCCCTCGCGTTCGGCATCAATCGCCAAAGCGTTCTCGGCGAACTCCTTGCCCAAGACAGTCGCCAAACGTCCATGCAACGCGTCGAACATATCGCCCGATTGCGGATCGGCGCGGAAGGTCACACGCCCTTCGCCGCCGCCCGACACATCGCGCAGAGTGAAGCCGACGTAAGGTTCAGCCATGGCGAGACGCTTGATCACATCGGAAATCGCCTGTGCCTCCGCCCGATCGGTGCGCAGGAATTTGAGACGCGCAGGCGTGGCGTAAAACAGATCGCGCAGCTCCACGACCGTGCCGCGACTGAGTGCTGCGGGTTTCACCGGCTCCATCTTGCCGCCGGACACCGAAAGCGTCACGCCCTCGGCCCCCTCGGCGCGCGAGGTGATTTTCAACCGACCGACAGCGCCCAGCGACGGCAGTGCCTCACCACGAAAGCCAAAGGTGTGGATGTCGAGCAAATCGGAGCCGTCGATCTTCGATGTCGCATGGCGCGACAGCGCGAGAGGCAGGTCATCCGCCGTCATCCCGCAGCCGTCATCGGTGACACGAATGAGCGTCTTGCCGCCATCCGCATAGTCCACTTCGATCCGGCGCGCACCGGCGTCGATGGCGTTTTCCGCCAGTTCTTTGACGGCAGAGGCGGGCCGTTCAACCACCTCGCCCGCCGCAATACGGTTGATCGCCCCCTCGTCGAGCTGACGAATGACGGGGCGCGGGGCCTCTTGGCTTATGTTGCGTGTCGGAGAATTCATACCACTAGGCGTAGCATGACACCGCCCGATTCGACCATGGCGAAATCCGGGCAAATCGAGCGGTTTCAGAGCGCCTCGCGTTCAAAGCGTTTTTCGTTTAATCTGAATCAGATTGAGCGAAAAGCGCCGCCACACTGCACTAATGTTGCTGCGCTTCTCAAAAATTGAGTGCCTCAAGTTTTTGAGAAACGCTTTAGTTGGTCACAAGGCCTTCGGGGCTACCGACCACCACAAAAGACAGGCTTTCCGGGTCATAAAGCTGCTGGATCACCGCGTTGATTTCATCGAGCGTCACCGCCTCGATCATCTCGTTGCGCGTGGTGATGTAATCCGGCGACAGCCCGTCCATCTGCATGCCGACCAGAATGCGCGCGATCGGACCGTTGCCGTCAAACCGCAAGGCATAGGCACCGGTGAGATAGGTTTTCACCATCTCCAATTCCTCGGCGGTGAGCCCCGTTTCGACAAACTTCGCCCATTCGTCTTTCACCACATCAATCGCCTCGGCCACCACGGCATTACCAGAGGAAAACTGCCCCATGACCAATTCGGAGTGATCGAACGGCACAAGATAGGAGCCAATGCCATAGGTCAGGCCGCGCTTTTCACGCACCTCATCCATGAGCCGCGATTCGCCATGACCGCCCAGCACCTCATTCGCCATGTAAGCCGGGATGAAATCCGGATCATCGCGCGTGATGCCCTTTTGCCCGAACATCACCACCGATTGCGGCGTATCAAAAGGCACGACTGTGACGCCACCCGCCAGCGCAGGCTCGACACGTTCCGGCAACTTCGGGCCGCTTTCCGGCAAATCACCCAAGAGATCGTCCAAAAGCGTCGCAAGTTCTTCGGCGGAAATATCCCCGACGGCCCCGACATAGAGGCGATCACGGGTCATCACGCGGTCTTTCGCGAGGAACATATCGTCACGGGTCAGACCGGCCACACTCTCAGCCGTGCCATTGTCGTCACTGCCATAGGGGTGATCGCCAAAGGCCTGTTTGTAGAACATTTTCGAGGCGATATCGCCCGGATCGGTCTCTGAACTGCGCAGGATCGACTGGACCTGACCGCGCACCCGGTCGACGGCCTCCTGATCGAAGCGCGGCTCCATCAAGGCGGTGCGCAACAGCGCCATGGCCTCGTCGCGGTTCTCTGTCAGAAAGCGCGCCGAGATGGTTACCGAATCCATATAGGCGTCGAATTTGAAACTTGCGGCCAGCGCGTCACGCGCCTCGGCAAAGCCTTGGGCGTCCAACTCCCCCGCGCCCTCTTCAAGCGTCGCCATCATCAAATTCGTCTCGCCGCGTTTGCCCGGACGATCCAGCGCCGTACCGCCGCGAAAGCGAATCTCCAGCGCGGTGAAGGGGATGGAATGCTCTTCGACCAGCCAAGCGTTGATGCCGTCCGGCGTTTCCACGGTCTGCACCTCGACGGCGGCCTGCGCGGGCAGGCTCAGCCAGAGCACCGCAATCATTGCACTCAGAAGATGTTTCATCCTTCGGCTCCTTCAAGGGTCGCGGGCATGAGCCAGCCGGTGACGGCGTGGCGGCGGTCGAACACATCATGGGCCGCGGCCATGACATCCTCTGGCGTCACCGCCTGCAAAACATCCGGCCAGGCTTCGATGTCATCGAGCGACAGGCCAATGGCCAATTCCCGACCGTATTGACGGGCGAGACCTTCGATATTGTCCTCGGCATAAATCCGGCTGGCGCGCAGTTGAGTCTTCAGCCGTTCGAATTCATCGAGATCGACGCCATCTTTCAGAAATTGCGCGAGCGTCGCGTCGAGCGCGGCTTCGGCGTCTTTCATCGACACATCCGGGCTTGGCACCATGATCAGACCAAAAGTGGCGTCATCAATCGACGTGCCATCATAATAGGCCCCGACATAGATCGCTTTCGGATCGGTAAAGGTCAGGTTGCGTGCCAGATAGGAGGTCGTGGAATTGCCGCCCAAAAGCTCGGCCAGAATTTGCAGCGCGGCCGCTTTTTCCTGATCGCCCGGATCGCGTTCCGGGGCCAGATAGGTGCGGCTGATCGAGGGCTGCGCCACGCGCGGATCGCTCATGGTCATGCGACGCTCCGCCAGTTGCGGCGGCTCCTGCGGGCGCAAGCGGGGCGCGAGATCGGAAGAGGGCGCGACGGGGCCGTAATAGGTCTTGGCGAGACCCAGGACTTCTTCGGGGTCGACATCGCCCGCGACCACGAGAATGGCATTATTCGGCGCATAATAGCGGTGGTAGAAATTGAACGCATCGTCGCGCGAGAGCTGCTCCATTTCCTGACGCCAGCCGATGATCGGCACGCCGTAAGGGTGATTGAGATACTGCGCCGCGCGGGTCTGTTCGCGGAACAAGGCACCCGGATCATTGTCGATCCGCTGGTTGCGCTCTTCCAGAATGACCTGACGTTCGGTTTTTACATCGTCTTCGGTCATTTGCAGATCGCGCATCCGATCTGCTTCCATCTCCATCATCAAAGGCAGGCGATCCGCCGCAATCCTTTGATAATAGGCGGTATAGTCCCAAGAGGTGAAGGCATTGTCCGATCCGCCATTGCGAGTCACCGTTTCCGACAACTCGCCAGAGGAGAGATCGTCCGTGCCCTTGAACATCAGGTGTTCGAGAAAATGCGCGATGCCGCTTTTGCCCGCGGGCTCGTCCGCCGCGCCGATTTTATACCACACGGTATGGGCCACCACGGGGGCGCGGTGGTCCTCCAACACGACGACCTCCATGCCATTGTCCAGGGTATAATGGCTCACTTCGGCCGCATGAGCCGGGGTCATTACGGGGAAAGCGAACGCCACAAGGGCCGCCAAACCATATTTCATGAAAGCACCTTTGTGCGTCTGATCAATTACGCCGCGAGTGTGCGCAAAAGCCGGGGCCAGCACAACCGGGTTGACGCGGACGTGAAGCGCCGCGATCCGCTTATTGTTCGGGGGCTGTCGGCACATCAATGCCGAGGGCGCGCAGGCGTTCCCATTCGGCATAGGGATCGAGGGCAAGGCGTTTATAGGCGCGCTCATAGCTGCCACGGCCTTTGCGACGGCCCTCGTCGGCCTCATAAAGCTCCGCACGAATTTCGGGATCGACACCATAGCGCGAGGCATAGGACACGATCCCGCCATCAACACCGCCCGTCGGCACACGTCCGCCCAATGCGGCGATCGCATCGGCCTTGGGCGTCGGATCGGTGCGGTTCGTCCCGCCCGGCGTCGGGGCCGGCAGCGCGCTATAGCTTTCCGGGGCTTGCAGCGGCTTGGAGGGCAGGATCGAAAACTCATCCGGGCCGGTTTTGATCCGGTTCGGAACGCGTTCTTTGTTCTGACCACAGGCCACAAGCGCGGTCAAAGCCACAAGGCACAGCGCCGTTTTGAACACATTCGAGACCATGAAAACCTTCCTCCGCAAATCGCGTCTGAGAATATGTAGACCAGACTGAGCCGGAGGTCACGTCCGGTTTTTCTTGTCACCCGTGAAAAGGATGAGACCAAAGGCGCCCGCGAAAATCGTGATGTCGGCGACGTTGAAGGAATAGGGGTTGGAAAAGCCGCAACAGGACATGTTGAGAAAATCCGCCACTGCCCCGTAGACGATCCGGTCGATGGCATTGCCCAGCGCGCCGCCGATCAAAAGCCCGGCACTGATTTGGCCCAGCGCAGAAAACTGTTCGCGACGGACCCAGAGCAGAACCCAAATCGAAATCACCACCGCCAGCGCCACCCAGCCCCAGCGCAACAGATCGCCATGACCGGACAAAAGCCCGAAATTGGCACCCCGGTTCCACGCCATGTGGAACACGAGATAGGGGGGCAGAACGTCGATCTGCCCCACCTCTTTGAGATTCAGGACTTGGACCACGGCCCATTTCGAGAGCTGGTCGATCACAAAGGTGATCAGCGCTGTCAGAGCCGTGATCCGCATGATGTGTCCTTAATGACGGAAGTGGCGCATGCCGGTGAGGACCATGGCGAGACCGGCCTCATTGGCGGCATCAATCACCTCCTGGTCACGCATCGAACCACCCGGTTGGATCACACAAGACGCCCCCGCAGCGGCGGCTTCGAGAAGACCGTCGGCAAAGGGGAAGAAGGCGTCAGAAGCCACAGCAGAGCCTTTGGTCAGCGGCTCCGGCAGGCCCATGGCTTCGGCCATACGTTCGGCTTTCTTCGCGGCGATCAACGCGGAATCGAGACGCGACATCTGACCGGCACCCACGCCAACCGTGGCCTGGTCTTTGACGTAAACAATGGCGTTCGACTTGACGTGTTTCGCGACTTTCCACGCGAACAACAGGTCTTTCATCTGCTCAGGCGTCGGCGCTTTCTCGGTCACGACCTTCAGGTCATCCATGCCGACAAAGCCCGCGTCTTTGTCTTGGAACAGATAGCCGCCCGCGACCTGACGGATCGTGTTCGGTTTCTCCATGACATTCGGCAGACCTTCGGTGGTCAGCAGGCGCAGGTTCTTTTTCGCGGCGAAAATCTCTTTCGCATCGTCGGTGGCACCGGGGGCAATGACGACCTCGGTGAAAATCTCGACGATGGCTTTCGCGGTTTCCGCATCGAGCACCTGGTTCAGCGCGACAATGCCCCCGAACGCAGAGGTGCGGTCACAGTCGAAAGCATTGTTATAGGCCTCCAAAAGCGTCGCGCCCTTGGCCACACCACAGGGATTGGCATGTTTGATGATCGCCACAGCGGGGGTCTCCGCCGGATCGAACTCGGCGACAAGCTCAAACGCCGCATCGGTATCGTTGATGTTGTTGTAGGACAGTTCCTTGCCCTGATGCTGCACAGCAGTCGCCACACCCGGACGCTCGGAGCCATCGACATAGAAGGCCGCAGACTGGTGCGGGTTTTCGCCATAGCGAAGCGTCTGTTTGATTTGACCTGCAACCACGCGACGACGCGGGGCCTCTTCGCCAATCGCGGAGGCCATCCAGTTCGACACGGCGGCGTCATAGGCGCCGGTGCGGGCATAGGCGATCTGAGCCATTTTCTGGCGGAACGCGTAGGAGGTCTGGCCGTCGTTGGCGTCAAGCTCGGCGATCAGCGCGTCGTAATCTTCGACGTCCACAACGGTGGTCACGAACCCGTGGTTCTTCGCCGCCGCACGGATCATCGCCGGGCCACCGATGTCGATGTTCTCGATCATCTCGTCATACTCCGCGCCACGGGCCAAAGCGGCCTCGAAGGGGTAGAGGTTCACGATCAACAGGTCAATGCCGCCGATGCCGTGCTCGTCCATCGCGGAAACATGCTCGGCATTGTCACGCAGCGCCAGAAGACCGCCATGCACACGCGGGTGCAGGGTCTTCACACGACCGTCCATCATTTCCGGGAAGCCGGTGACTTCGGAGACGTCTTTGACCTCAAGCCCCGCGTCGCGCAGCGTCTTCGCCGACCCGCCGGTGGAGAGCAGTTCAACCCCCTTGGCAGCCAGCGCCTTGCCCAGATCAACAAGGCCGGTTTTGTCGGATACGGAAAGAAGCGCGCGCTTCACGGGAGTAAGGTCGGTCATTTTGGCAGTCCCCAGAACAAGAGCAGATCAGCTTAGGGTCGCGTCGTCCATCTCAAGGTCGCGGAGCG includes:
- a CDS encoding pitrilysin family protein: MKHLLSAMIAVLWLSLPAQAAVEVQTVETPDGINAWLVEEHSIPFTALEIRFRGGTALDRPGKRGETNLMMATLEEGAGELDAQGFAEARDALAASFKFDAYMDSVTISARFLTENRDEAMALLRTALMEPRFDQEAVDRVRGQVQSILRSSETDPGDIASKMFYKQAFGDHPYGSDDNGTAESVAGLTRDDMFLAKDRVMTRDRLYVGAVGDISAEELATLLDDLLGDLPESGPKLPERVEPALAGGVTVVPFDTPQSVVMFGQKGITRDDPDFIPAYMANEVLGGHGESRLMDEVREKRGLTYGIGSYLVPFDHSELVMGQFSSGNAVVAEAIDVVKDEWAKFVETGLTAEELEMVKTYLTGAYALRFDGNGPIARILVGMQMDGLSPDYITTRNEMIEAVTLDEINAVIQQLYDPESLSFVVVGSPEGLVTN
- a CDS encoding pitrilysin family protein; amino-acid sequence: MKYGLAALVAFAFPVMTPAHAAEVSHYTLDNGMEVVVLEDHRAPVVAHTVWYKIGAADEPAGKSGIAHFLEHLMFKGTDDLSSGELSETVTRNGGSDNAFTSWDYTAYYQRIAADRLPLMMEMEADRMRDLQMTEDDVKTERQVILEERNQRIDNDPGALFREQTRAAQYLNHPYGVPIIGWRQEMEQLSRDDAFNFYHRYYAPNNAILVVAGDVDPEEVLGLAKTYYGPVAPSSDLAPRLRPQEPPQLAERRMTMSDPRVAQPSISRTYLAPERDPGDQEKAAALQILAELLGGNSTTSYLARNLTFTDPKAIYVGAYYDGTSIDDATFGLIMVPSPDVSMKDAEAALDATLAQFLKDGVDLDEFERLKTQLRASRIYAEDNIEGLARQYGRELAIGLSLDDIEAWPDVLQAVTPEDVMAAAHDVFDRRHAVTGWLMPATLEGAEG
- the lspA gene encoding signal peptidase II; the protein is MRITALTALITFVIDQLSKWAVVQVLNLKEVGQIDVLPPYLVFHMAWNRGANFGLLSGHGDLLRWGWVALAVVISIWVLLWVRREQFSALGQISAGLLIGGALGNAIDRIVYGAVADFLNMSCCGFSNPYSFNVADITIFAGAFGLILFTGDKKNRT
- a CDS encoding DUF3035 domain-containing protein encodes the protein MVSNVFKTALCLVALTALVACGQNKERVPNRIKTGPDEFSILPSKPLQAPESYSALPAPTPGGTNRTDPTPKADAIAALGGRVPTGGVDGGIVSYASRYGVDPEIRAELYEADEGRRKGRGSYERAYKRLALDPYAEWERLRALGIDVPTAPEQ
- the mutL gene encoding DNA mismatch repair endonuclease MutL, which translates into the protein MNSPTRNISQEAPRPVIRQLDEGAINRIAAGEVVERPASAVKELAENAIDAGARRIEVDYADGGKTLIRVTDDGCGMTADDLPLALSRHATSKIDGSDLLDIHTFGFRGEALPSLGAVGRLKITSRAEGAEGVTLSVSGGKMEPVKPAALSRGTVVELRDLFYATPARLKFLRTDRAEAQAISDVIKRLAMAEPYVGFTLRDVSGGGEGRVTFRADPQSGDMFDALHGRLATVLGKEFAENALAIDAEREGLTLTGYAALPTYSRGSAVAQYLFVNGRPVRDKLLVGALRGAYFDFLSRDRHPAACLFIDCDPHLVDVNVHPAKSEVRFREPGLARGLIVSALRHALAEAGHRASTTVANATLGAMRPEVTEPRVYQMDRPSQNYSAPYRPSSEGIEQSYTWQAAERPEPMITPGFAEMSVPSARMEEVEAAPVTEALPLGAARAQVHENYIIAQTERGIVIVDQHAAHERLVYEKLKHQMAEHGVKAQALLIPEIVELSANDAQMLLDLADDLAKLGLGIEPFGGGAIAVRETPAILGRVDAKAMIEDILDELSDLGDSFTVQAKIEAVLSRVACHGSIRSGRRMHAEEMNALLREMEATPHSGQCNHGRPTYVELKLSDIERLFGRT